In Spirosoma pollinicola, the genomic window CAGGACGAATTTTTTTAGTAATGGCTGATTCGTAAAACTGTCCAGCAAGGCGGGTGTAATGCGGGGAGAGCCTTTGGGCAGAAGCTCGGCGAGCCAGTGACTGCCTGTTTCGTCCATGAACTGCAACACCTGGTGTAGCTTATCTTCGCCATCGTAAATAGACGCAATACCCGGTTCAAACTCAGCGGTAATAACCTGCTTTGCCCGCTCTGTACCGAGGTTACGAAACAGCCGGAGGTCGGTGCCCTGCGAATCGGTTTTGAACCAGTCTACCTGCTTTATGTTCAGGCTGTCGAGCGTTGACCGGAGGCTGCGCGTTTTCAGTTGAACGACTTTGGTTGGTTCAAACTTGGGTGCAAAGGCGTACTCCTGAATCAGGTCGGGGCGAGGGCGTAGCAAGCTCGAACAGTGGGGCGATTCGGTCAGGTAAAAGTCTGCCGTTTCGGTATCCTGTTCGGCGGAGTCCGGGCCGGTAACGATATTGTTGAATGTGTACAGCTTCCGAAAATGGCTGGACTCACTTTCGACATAGCCAAAATCACGGTCGTCGGCATCGAACGCAATGCAAACGGCATAGTTGGCAAAGGCCTTCCAGCGACCATGCAACTGCCCTGATGCACCAATGTCGACCAGCACGGGCGGTTCAGTCTGGAATTCAGGGCGGGAAAGTATTTTGTCGATCATTCGTAGTTGGTACGTGAAGTTGGTGGAGTTGGTGAAGTCGGTGAAGTCGGTGGAGTTGGTGAAGTCGGTGGAGTGCACATGGAATTATTCACTTCACGTATTTCACTTACTTCACTCACTCCACTTACTTCACCTACTCCACCAACTTCACTTCTTTACTAGTTTCTGTACGCAAAGATATTCAATTGTAAATCCATGCTGTCGTTGCCTTTGTAGCGATGGTTCACCAGGGGCGCGTGGCGGTACTGGCTGGTGTTGATGTAATACCGAAAACCACTTTCTTCCAGCACCTTCATCACCTCGGCCAGCGTTTGCGAATGGTCGAGGTAGGCATGAAATTCGACGAACAGATTTTGAACGTGGGCAAGTGCATCGTGGCAATCGGTTAATACGGCGGTTTCGGCCCCTTCGATGTCCATTTTGAGCATATCGATGCGGGTTTCGCGCAAGAGAACATCCCGCAGCCGGACAGAGGGCACCAGCTTTTGGTCGGTTTGCGAGAAAATAGAGGCCGAGTCGGCCTGATCGCTGCCAAACAAGATGCCTTCGTCATTTGTCCAGACGGCTTTCGTAACGACCTCAATACCCGTAATCTGGTTTTGCTGTAAGTTATTCTGCAAAATGGCGCTGATCTGCTCGTCGGCCTCAAACGCGACAATACGAGCGTTGGGGTAGGTCTGTCGGAAATACACGACACTTGTACCAATGTTCGTACCGCAATCGAAAATGACGGGTGTTAAACTCGTGGTATCAAATCGGTAAAACTCATCCACGAAAATCTCCCGAAACTGCCAAACGAACGAAAGCGCGTCTGGCACCCGGAATTTGTAGTTCCCAAACGAAACATCAACTGGCTGATTGCGCGGTTTGCTACCATAGCGCAAAGCTAATCCCAGTAGCCGACGGCCCTCTGCCGAGCGCAAAAGCCGGGCTGTTTCGGTAAATAAAAATCTAAAAACCCACATTCGTTATTCGTCGATTTTTTGTCATGCTGACGAAGGAAGCATCTTCGGATGAGCAGACATAATTTTAACTACCGAAGATGCTTCCTTCGTCAGCATGACAAAAAAAAGAAATTAGAAAAAACGTTTCCATACACCTGCCACCGTCTGGTTAATGTCGGATGACAGTTTGAGCGTTACGACCAGCCCACCAAATAATGCCGTAATGAGTGCCGACCGCCACGCAATGTCCAGAATAACCTGCCATTTGGATGATGTTGGGGCGGGGTAGGGTAGTTGAATCGCCACCCACCAGACACCAGCGGCTACCAGAATAACCGCGATGTTTCGCCAGGTAAAGGGCTGCATTTTAAACGCAAAGCCCACAAACAGCGTCCGGCTAAGATTATACAGCATAGTGGCGAGCGCGGCTCCAATAGCCGCGCCGTTGATACCGAAACGAGGTATCAAATACAAATTGGCCCCAATGGTGATGAAAACAAGCGCGACAAAAAACAAGGAGTCGTAGGTGTAATAGCGGGATGTATTCAGGATCGTTCCGTTTACACCGGTGCCCATGTCGATGAGTTTGCCAAGTCCCAGCCACAAGATTACGTAGTAGCCTGCTTCATAGCTTGGTGGCAAAAAACGAAATACACTGGATAAATTGGCTGCTACACCCACAAACACCAGACAGCCCGCAATCAACTGATTTAAACAGCTTTTGCGGTAAATTTTCGCGATGTTTTCCAGGTCGTTTATTTTCCATGATTCGGCAATAAGCGTACCGGAAACTTTATACAGGGCCGTAGCAGGAATGGCAATAACAGCGGCAAAATACGAGGCCGTTCCATAAACACCGGTATCGCCCAAACCCTCCGAACTATTGATCATTACTTTATCAATCGTAGAGATAATCTGTGTTGAAAGGGCTGAGGTGAGCGTCAGTCCGGCGTAGCGCATCATGTTTCGGCGCAACGTAGTGTCGACCCACACAAAACTACGGCTGAAAAACAGGGCTTCGTCGCGGGCTACGCTGATAATCATAATCACTAATGGCAGAAAAAACGCCATCAGCCAAACACCCATAAATTGTGGAAACGTAACCCATCCGAGCCAGTATAAGCCACCCGCTACGGCAATCAGAATGCGTTGAACAAACTGTTGCAGGAGTGTTCCCGTAACGGGGTCGTAGAGCAGCCGGGCATAGTTGTCGAAAACAGTAAAATAAACTGTAAAAAGAGTCAGTGGAATGAGGAGATAATAATATTCGACAAACAGGGACGAGTCTTTCTGGTAAAACTCAATGACCCAGGGGCGTGCCAGCCACAACGCGAGTACACAAACGCAGAATCCAACGAATGTGGTCAAACTGGCGATGAGTAAATAACCGTTATGCTGTTTATCGGCGTTGCGGAAGTATGGGAAATAACGCCCACCTGCGCCGTTTATGCCCAGATTTGAGGCTTGCGACAGAACCATTGCCAGCGAAATCAGCAAGGTTAGCAAACCAATTTGCGCTGTGCTGAACATATTCGGAAACCAGATGCCCTGCGTCAGAAAACCAACAACCACACCCGCATAGGCGTAGAGTGAATTCTGAATGGTTTGCCGTTTGATGATACCCACGTGGTGAAAGAGTAAAAGAGTGAAAGAGTGAAAGAGTGAAGAGCCAGCCGTTAGATTGCGCTCTTTCACTCGTTCACTCTTTCGCTATTTATTAAACCCCACGCCAGTGCCGTGCCCGCCGTAATGTCGGTGGTGGCGGTTTTGCCGAGGATGTCGTCGTAGTAGCGGGTGTGCAAACCGTTGGCCGGGCGTATGCTGCGGACGTTTTCGGGCGTGAAGGATTCGCCCGCTTTTACGTCGCGCACAATGTATAACGACCGCTTGAATTGCAGACTTTTGGCCTCCTTGGGCGTAAGTGTGTAACTCACCTGCCCCATAGCCAGATGAGCCCGCTCGGTTTCGATAACTAGGTTTTTTAACTCATCCGGCTCCAGCGAAAACGCAGAGTCTACACCACCATCGGCCCGGCGCAGGGTAACGTGCTTTTCGAGGACAACGGCGCCCAAAGCCACAGCGGCTACAGCGGCTCCAATGCCCATTGTGTGGTCAGACAGGCCAACGGGCACATCGAACAACTGCCGCATGTGCGGAATGGTAAGCAGATTTGTCGTTTCAGGCGTGGCGGGGTAGGTACTGGTACACTTCAATAAAATGAGGTCTTTGCACCCGTTTTTCCGTAGCACCTTTACCGATTCGTCGAGGTCGGCAACAGTAGCTACACCCGTGCTCATGATGACCGGTTTACCGGTGCGGGCTACTTTCTTGAGCAGGATATGATCGGTATTCTCAAACGAAGCGATTTTATAGAGCGGTACCTCCAGCGACTCCAGAAAATCGACCGCCGTTGTGTCGAATGGTGAGCTGAAGGCAATCATGCCGCGCTTTTTGGCATGCTCAAAAATGGGTTTGTGCCACTCCCAGGGCGTATAGGCGTCCTGATATAGTTTGTACAGATTTTTGTCGGCCCAGAGCGACTTGGCATCACGAATGTAAAACTCCTCCGATGCGCCATTGAACGTAATGGTGTCGGGCGTGTAGGTCTGAAGTTTGAGTGCATGGGCACCGGCATCAGCTACGGCATCGACAATTTCCAGCGCCCGCTCCAGCGACTGGTTGTGGTTGCCCGACATTTCGGCGATAACAAATGGCCGATGCATCGGACTAATGGTATAATGGGCAACCTGAATGGGTTGATCTTGTGTCATAATCAGTCAAACCTTGTAGGGTTTTGAACGCAACGCTCAGCCCTATAGGGTTTTAGTATAAAGCAAACACGGCTTATCCTGGCCGGAGACACCAAATTTACCGCTTTCGCCCGACAATCTGAAACCAGCCCGGTCAAAGGCATGTACGGAGGCCGCATTCTCGGGCTTGATGTAGGCATGAATCGTTACGGCACCCCAGTTCTTACGACATATGGCACAGCCCTGAGCAATAAGCTGAGCGGCCAGACCTTTGCCCCGATAATGCGCATCGACCGATACGCCAATAATAATTTCGTCGGGCATATCGGCAATGGGTGTTCGTTCAAAGCGCACTTGCCCAACAGGGTGGCCAGCTTCATTGGTAAACACAAGCAGCAACGCATTTGGGTCGGTCAGTTTTCGGGTAAACCAGGCGGTGTGTGTCTCTAACGAAATAGGTGTCGAGCTAAACGACTGCCGCCGGGTATCGGGATCGTTGGCCCAGTCGAAATAAAGCCGAGCGTCGGCAGGTTGGGCAGTTCTGTACGTGAGCATGGTCGTTGCGATAGCCTGTTAACGTATCGAATTACGCATTTAATTGTTGCAACTCACTACTCCTGCGCTACCTGTTGAAATAAAGTCCGAAATCGTTCGGGGGAGCGACCATCAAAAAAACGACGCTGGTTCACTAACGACTCCGCTACTGTTTCGGGCGAAAATTGAGCGCCCTGAATAGACAGCTTTACCATCTGATCCAACGCCAGAACAGGCGTTAAGCGGGTCAGCAACGTTGGGAAATTGACGGACAAGGCCAGCTTTTCGTCAGACAGAAACTGCGCCAGCCGCGCCTGATTGTCGGCAGTTACTACCGTAATGAGGGGGCGATTTATGGCGCAAACTTCGTAAGCAATCGTGCTGCAAGCCGTAATGGCCAGATGACAGGCCTTTACTTCTTCCACCATTTGCGTAGCACTGAGATTTTGTAAAATCGTCAGGTTTGGCAGTTGACGACTGAACGCTTCGACAGCAGCCCGATCTGGATGAAATGGCCCAAGAATAATATGGACTGGCAATTGAGCATCGACCTGCCGAATTGCTTCCAACACGGTAAGCGATGTGTTGTGTGGGTCGGCCCCACCCAGGCTAACGAAAATCGTCCCGTTGGCGGGGGGCGGACCAAACACCTCCGGCCTTAAAAACTCGGGCCGAAGCAGGGCGTAATGTGGGCCAAAATAGAATTGTGTATAGGGTTCTGCCTCGTAATCCGTTTCGGAAACGCCACCCGCATGATTAATGATCAGGTCGGCTACCTGATGGCCGCTTACCAGATCATCGATAAAAACCAATTTTTTTGCCCTCGAACGGACTGATTGCTGAAACGCTTCATCGAAGGCATAGCCATCCAGAACGACGACTTCCTCCGGCTTGATTTGCTCCAGAAAGGTGGCTTGCTGCGTGGTTTCTGGTAGCGAGATGATGGCTAAACCCGCTCGCTCGATCAACAAACGAACGTCTGGACTGGGATCAACGAGGGCAAAGCGCATGGAAAATTTGCCGGTCAGCATGTTGGCGAGTGCCAGGCATCTCATGATGTGCCCTAAGCCAATTTTAGCGTTGCCATCGGCACGAAAAAGTAGTTGGTTCATTTGGCTTTACAGCTTGGCTCTCAATTGAAATTTCATCTCTGCCACTTGCCAATCTATCTCATTATCAATATCATGGGCTTCCAATTCAGAAATGATAATGCCTCCCGAATTATCGCTTATCAAGCGTTGACTTCGCTGGAATGACTTGACCTGGAAAAAATAAAATTGCCCTGCATCATGGTAAGCCGGTTCTAAATCTTGTGAACGCGTCAGGGCATGTTCGGGCTGGAACCACTGGACTTTCGCATCACGCAGTAAAACGGCTCGCTGTATTGGGAAGCTAAAGGGCTGAACGGGATATACCGAGTCGAATTGCCTGTCGGTTAGAGTCGTCAACGCATGCCGCAATAGCTGGGGCGTAACGAAAGGCGCGGTAGGGTAGAGGCAACAGGCATAATCGAAAACCAGTCCCTGCTGCTCGTACTGGGATAATACTTCATGCAGAACCTGGGCCGTTGTCGCGTAATCATCGGCGGTTTCAGCGTTCCGAAAAAACGGAACCGACGCCCCGTATTGCCGGGCAATGGCGGCAATTTCGTCGTCGTCGGTAGACACCATCACCTCATCGAATAAGCCCGATTGTTGGGCTGCATCGATGACGTAGGCCAGAATGGGCTTGCCCAGAAAAGGACGAATGTTTTTTCGGGGAATCCGCTTGCTGCCGCCCCTTGCGGTGATGATAGCTATGTTGCTCATAATAGGCTGATATGGAATCCGGCTGTGCAGGTTCGCTTACTGACAATAAGCCAGCACTGAGTCAATAACAAACGTTTGTTCGTCATCGGTCAACGTCGGAAACATGGGTAGGCTCAAGCAACGAGCGTAGTAATGCTCTGCGTTCGGAAAGTCGCCGGGTTTCCAGCCGAATTGCCGATAATACGGCATCAGGTGAACCGGAATGTAATGCACCTGCGCCATGATGTTTTGGGTTCGCAGCGAGTCATATAATCCTTTGCGGTCTGCCACCTGAATTACATATAGGTGATAGGCATGGGTTACACTAGCCGGTGGAATAATGGTCGTAACGGAGGTTCCGGCAAACGCGTCGTCGTACCGTTTCGCGATCTGCTGCCGACGGGCCAGCATGGCGTCTACACGGGTCAACTGGCTGTTTCCCAGCGCGGCCTGCATATCGGTCAGGCGGTAATTGTAGCCAAGCTCTTGCAATTCCATGTACCAGCCGCCCCGTTCGGGCTCGCCGGGATATGGCTCCGTAAACTCAGCGGGTTTGTTGGTGATGCCGTGGGTTCTGAGCCGGAGCAGGTGTTTGTAGAGGGCTTCGTTATTGGTGGTAATCATGCCGCCTTCGCCAGCCGCAATGTGCTTAACCGGGTGATAACTGAATATAGCAAGGTCGGCCAGTGAGCCATCGCCACACCGGTGGTCAATAGTCTTCGTATCGGTAAATGAACCTCCCGGTGAGTGGCAACTGTCTTCCAGAAGCCACAATCCATGTTCATCGGCCAATTCACGGAAGGCAGCCATATCGACCGGGTAGCCCGCAAAATCGACCGGAATAATCCCCGAGAAATAGCCTTTAGGGTGCTTTTCGATCAATGTCCGAACGGCATTAATGTCGAGCAGGGCGGTTGCGGGGTCAATGTCGGCGAAGAAAACGTCGCCCCCGCAGTAGCGCACACAGTTGGCCGAAGCCGAGAAGGTGATGGGCGTGGTAATGACCCGTGTACCTTCTGTTACGCCGAGCGCCATGCAACACAAGTGTAAGGCAGCCGTGCCATTGGCAACAGCTATAGAATACTGGCAGCCGATGTAGTTGGAAAAAGCAGTCTCAAACGCGCCAATATGTGGCCCCTGCGTCAGAAACGGCCCGCGCAGCACTTCGGCAACGGCGGCAATATCTTCGTCGGTAATGTGCTGACGACCGTATGGAATGTTATTAAATTGTTTCACTGGCCCCATCGATTATTTGATCTGCCGGTATAACAGGTAAATAGCATTTAGCTAAACCTGTGCCCGCAGTTTTTGTAAATAAAATGCCTCGAATTGTCGGGGTAATTATGTCAAGGAGAAAACGGGCAAGGTCTCTGTCAAATATGTACTTGCCATTCTCTAGCCTGAAGTTCTCATCAAAATTGT contains:
- a CDS encoding FkbM family methyltransferase, giving the protein MWVFRFLFTETARLLRSAEGRRLLGLALRYGSKPRNQPVDVSFGNYKFRVPDALSFVWQFREIFVDEFYRFDTTSLTPVIFDCGTNIGTSVVYFRQTYPNARIVAFEADEQISAILQNNLQQNQITGIEVVTKAVWTNDEGILFGSDQADSASIFSQTDQKLVPSVRLRDVLLRETRIDMLKMDIEGAETAVLTDCHDALAHVQNLFVEFHAYLDHSQTLAEVMKVLEESGFRYYINTSQYRHAPLVNHRYKGNDSMDLQLNIFAYRN
- a CDS encoding lipopolysaccharide biosynthesis protein — translated: MGIIKRQTIQNSLYAYAGVVVGFLTQGIWFPNMFSTAQIGLLTLLISLAMVLSQASNLGINGAGGRYFPYFRNADKQHNGYLLIASLTTFVGFCVCVLALWLARPWVIEFYQKDSSLFVEYYYLLIPLTLFTVYFTVFDNYARLLYDPVTGTLLQQFVQRILIAVAGGLYWLGWVTFPQFMGVWLMAFFLPLVIMIISVARDEALFFSRSFVWVDTTLRRNMMRYAGLTLTSALSTQIISTIDKVMINSSEGLGDTGVYGTASYFAAVIAIPATALYKVSGTLIAESWKINDLENIAKIYRKSCLNQLIAGCLVFVGVAANLSSVFRFLPPSYEAGYYVILWLGLGKLIDMGTGVNGTILNTSRYYTYDSLFFVALVFITIGANLYLIPRFGINGAAIGAALATMLYNLSRTLFVGFAFKMQPFTWRNIAVILVAAGVWWVAIQLPYPAPTSSKWQVILDIAWRSALITALFGGLVVTLKLSSDINQTVAGVWKRFF
- the pseF gene encoding pseudaminic acid cytidylyltransferase; its protein translation is MSNIAIITARGGSKRIPRKNIRPFLGKPILAYVIDAAQQSGLFDEVMVSTDDDEIAAIARQYGASVPFFRNAETADDYATTAQVLHEVLSQYEQQGLVFDYACCLYPTAPFVTPQLLRHALTTLTDRQFDSVYPVQPFSFPIQRAVLLRDAKVQWFQPEHALTRSQDLEPAYHDAGQFYFFQVKSFQRSQRLISDNSGGIIISELEAHDIDNEIDWQVAEMKFQLRAKL
- the pseI gene encoding pseudaminic acid synthase gives rise to the protein MTQDQPIQVAHYTISPMHRPFVIAEMSGNHNQSLERALEIVDAVADAGAHALKLQTYTPDTITFNGASEEFYIRDAKSLWADKNLYKLYQDAYTPWEWHKPIFEHAKKRGMIAFSSPFDTTAVDFLESLEVPLYKIASFENTDHILLKKVARTGKPVIMSTGVATVADLDESVKVLRKNGCKDLILLKCTSTYPATPETTNLLTIPHMRQLFDVPVGLSDHTMGIGAAVAAVALGAVVLEKHVTLRRADGGVDSAFSLEPDELKNLVIETERAHLAMGQVSYTLTPKEAKSLQFKRSLYIVRDVKAGESFTPENVRSIRPANGLHTRYYDDILGKTATTDITAGTALAWGLINSERVNE
- the pseC gene encoding UDP-4-amino-4,6-dideoxy-N-acetyl-beta-L-altrosamine transaminase, with amino-acid sequence MKQFNNIPYGRQHITDEDIAAVAEVLRGPFLTQGPHIGAFETAFSNYIGCQYSIAVANGTAALHLCCMALGVTEGTRVITTPITFSASANCVRYCGGDVFFADIDPATALLDINAVRTLIEKHPKGYFSGIIPVDFAGYPVDMAAFRELADEHGLWLLEDSCHSPGGSFTDTKTIDHRCGDGSLADLAIFSYHPVKHIAAGEGGMITTNNEALYKHLLRLRTHGITNKPAEFTEPYPGEPERGGWYMELQELGYNYRLTDMQAALGNSQLTRVDAMLARRQQIAKRYDDAFAGTSVTTIIPPASVTHAYHLYVIQVADRKGLYDSLRTQNIMAQVHYIPVHLMPYYRQFGWKPGDFPNAEHYYARCLSLPMFPTLTDDEQTFVIDSVLAYCQ
- a CDS encoding GNAT family N-acetyltransferase, whose amino-acid sequence is MLTYRTAQPADARLYFDWANDPDTRRQSFSSTPISLETHTAWFTRKLTDPNALLLVFTNEAGHPVGQVRFERTPIADMPDEIIIGVSVDAHYRGKGLAAQLIAQGCAICRKNWGAVTIHAYIKPENAASVHAFDRAGFRLSGESGKFGVSGQDKPCLLYTKTL
- the pseG gene encoding UDP-2,4-diacetamido-2,4,6-trideoxy-beta-L-altropyranose hydrolase; this translates as MNQLLFRADGNAKIGLGHIMRCLALANMLTGKFSMRFALVDPSPDVRLLIERAGLAIISLPETTQQATFLEQIKPEEVVVLDGYAFDEAFQQSVRSRAKKLVFIDDLVSGHQVADLIINHAGGVSETDYEAEPYTQFYFGPHYALLRPEFLRPEVFGPPPANGTIFVSLGGADPHNTSLTVLEAIRQVDAQLPVHIILGPFHPDRAAVEAFSRQLPNLTILQNLSATQMVEEVKACHLAITACSTIAYEVCAINRPLITVVTADNQARLAQFLSDEKLALSVNFPTLLTRLTPVLALDQMVKLSIQGAQFSPETVAESLVNQRRFFDGRSPERFRTLFQQVAQE